The sequence TAAAGTATGAAGTCAAATCTTCAGACATTTTTTTCGTTAAGGTAGTTATCAAAACCCTCTCGTTCTTATCTACTCTAATATTTATTTCTTTGACTAGATCGTCAATTTGATTCTTAGTAGGTCTAACTATGATCTCTGGATCTAATAACCCTGTAGGTCTGATTATCTGCTCTACTATATTATCAGAAGTCTCCTTTTCATAGTTGCTCGGTGTAGCACTTACGTATACTACATAATTCATATGTTTTTCAAATTCTTCAAATTTTAAGGGTCTATTATCAAGCGCTGAAGGTAATCTAAATCCGTAATCTACTAAATTTTGTTTTCTGGAGTGATCTCCGCCATACATAGCTCTTACCTGTGGCAATGTAACGTGTGATTCATCTATTATCATTAAATAATCATCAGGAAAATAATCTAATAGTGTATATGGCTTACTACCTGCTTCTCTTGCACTAATATGTCTTGAGTAGTTTTCTATGCCTTGACAATATCCCATTTCTTTTAACATTTCTATATCATAATTTGTTCTCTGTTCTAATCTCTGAGCTTCTAAAAGCTTATCTTGACTTCTTAAAACACTAAGTCTTTCTTCAAGCTCTAATTCTATTGATTTTATCGATCTATCAATTTTTTCTTTTGTAGTAGCATAATGAGAAGCAGGAAATATTGATATATGATTTCTAAGTCCTATAATTTCTCCTGTAAGTGAATTAATTTCTGTTATTCTGTCTATTTCATCCCCAAAAAATTCTACTCTTATTGCATTTTCTGATGAAGAAGCCGGAAAAATCTCAACAGTATCTCCTCTTACTCTAAATACTCCTCTTGTAAAATTAACATCATTTCTTACATATTGTATATCTATTAGCTTTTCTATAATCTCGTCTCGATCTTTTATCATGCCCGGCCTTAAAGAAATCATCAAATTTTCATAATCAAACGGGTCTCCTAAACCATAAATACATGAAACACTCGCAACTATTATTACATCTTTTCTTTCGAATAATGCTGAAGTTGCAGAGTGTCTTAGTTTTTCTATTTCTTCATTTATAGATGAATCCTTTTCTATAAAAGTGTCAGTCCCGGGTATATAAGCTTCAGGCTGATAATAATCATAAAAACTTACAAAATACTCAACTGCGCTATCTGGAAAAAACTCTTTGAATTCGCTAGCTAGTTGCGCTGCTAATGTCTTATTATGAGCTATAACGATAGTAGGTTTTTGAACTTCTTGTATAATATTTGCCATAGTAAATGTTTTACCTGAGCCTGTTACACCTAACAAGGTTTGCTTTTTTACACCGTTTAAAATTGACTGACTGAGATCTTTTATTGCTTTAGGTTGGTCTCCACGTGGAGTATAATCTGAAACAATAGAGAATTGACCCATAATATCACCTCTATAATTGTTTTGAAATCTTTTTGCTTTTTATTTGTCCATTTACTAATCTTTCAAGTTGTAACTCCTACTCACTTCGTTCCTAGCAGTAGCGATTCACACCAAATCAAAGATTTGAGTTCTCTACTTAGGAACGTTTGTTCGTAAATATTATATATTACTTATATATATATGTCAACATAATTAAATCCTGATTATTCATATAACTTTGAATAGTGTGCTGTATAATTCTGAATTAGAAGATTCCAGTGAATTCGAAGGCATACAGTTGGTATGTCGAGAATTTAATAGACATCTTATAATCAGAAAGATGCAGTAGAATATTTGATTTTCTATGAATAATCTGGGTTTACCTTAAAACAAATTAGTTCTATTTTTGAAAATATCCTATAAACCTTTGTAAAATACCGCTTTGTCCTTCAATATCCATTGTATAATGTGCATTGTCTGTTAAAATAAGTAATTCCATTTTTTTATCTTTTATATTCTTATATGTCTTTTTTACCACTTTATTTCCCTTGAATTTTATATATATAATTTCTAATTTATCATTACAATATTTCATTGCTTCTATTATTTGATTTTTGGTTATCACTCTCATATTGTTAATCATTACCAATTCGTCACCAATACTAAGTCCTAACTCTTTTCCTAAACCATTTGGTAAAACATCCAGTATTCTAACTCCCTTTTCACTTAACGTAAAAGAAGGTTCTGCTTTGTTTTGATCTTTCTGTCTTTTTAATATTATTAGCTCATGCATTAATGGACTTGATACCATTGCTAGAAACAAGAATATTGGATTTATATATGACAAAGCTATTAAAAGAATTAATATCATACTAAAAAAAACAAGACTTTTAGCAGCAGTTTTTGCTGCTATTTTTGGACTGTCTGTAATTGATAAATCGGTATATCCTAATATTGCTGCTATAGGCAAAAATATTGTCTCTGTAAAGCCTCCATAGGAAGCTACCTGCAAAGCTTGTGGTATTATAAAAAATGGAACACACCAGTATCTATATAGGCTAAAGCCACCTATCAGTTTATTTTCTCTTTCTAAGAATAAAGGCAGATACGATTTATAACCGTCAAAATAAATTAATATACCCTCTGCAAAATGCAAAATAGCTATAGTCAAAAGTACGCTTCTATATGATTGTAAGCCTGTATCTAAAAATATACCAATAATACATGCCCCTGCACCTGAATAAGCAATACATGCATATCTGGGTTTAACAAGGAAAAATAATATTGATAATACAAATGCATATTTGAAGCATGTTACGTTAAATTCTATATCAAATAAATCAAACATTATACTAATAAATACCCCAACTGCTAATCCTTTAATCAGTGCTATGAAAAAATGCTTTATATAGCTTTCTTTGACTCTACCTAGTAATCGCATCTCCTTTTTTTCTAGCCTATTGTACTGATAGAATACTAATATTGACATCAATATGTATATAGGATTAAATACTAATTTAAATATATAGCTTATTAATGATGATAAAATGTTCATATTAAATCTCCTTTTTAATGAGTTATTAAGTATTTTTTCCTTGTTTTGTTATATTAAACATTTTATTCATCACTTATACCTATGTAAACACTTACTTGTTCTTTGTAGAAGTAAAAGTTTTCTAAACAATAATTAATTTTAAGCATATAAAAATAAAGAACCTCATAGAAATATATTAATTCTGGCTTCAACTCAAAAACATTGAGCTACGCTTCCCTCAAAGACTTGCCTGACTATTTGTTGAAATTTTTCATATTTAATATAGTCAAGCTTTGTAGGTCATATATCTCACTACTTTTTGATTCAGCGATGTAAGAGATTTTTCTAACTCGGAGAAGGGCATATTTTTTCGATTTTAATAAGGTTAAAATATACCCTTCAAATGTCGTTTACGAAAAATCTCTTACCCGCTTCTATTTATTTTTTGGTATTTTCTTTAAAGTCAAGCTTTGTAAGCGTTTCAATGAAAATACTCATTTATTTTTCCTTACTCATTGGTGTAGGATCTCTCTAAGAATCTTCTACGGCTCCGTAAAGAGCTTATTTCTAAATAAATAAGAAACTCACTACTCACTACGTTCCTATGAGTAAGTGATTCACTCAAAATCTTAGATTTTGGTTCTCTACTTAAAAGCGTTGAGGAAACAAGCTCTTAAAGTCGCTCTCCGAAGAAACCTTAGAGAAATCCTAGTTACTTACTGGTTATAACTAAAAAATCTTTTTCCTGTGAAAATACAAACTTAAAGGAATCAAGCAGATATTTTATCGCTTTAATTCAAAAAGTTTCAAGTAAAACCTTCGAAGCTCCAACCTAATATGACCCCAAATACCTACTACAATAACTATTACTACCAATATACTTGCCCTCTCCATTTGGTAATGAAGCACCATCATGTAATAACTTCGTACTCACAAAGGCTTACCCTAAAGAAAACAAACTATTATATCCTTTAGAAGTCTACATGACATTTTTTAACCACGACATTGATGGTTATATTTTTTCATCTTCATCTAATCATAAAAATATAGCCATCTCCGAGTAAGAAAAAATGTCTTGTATGGCTTCAACTCAAAAACATTGATCCACACTTCCCTCAAAGGCTTACCTTAGCTATTTTAACTATTTTTTGAACTCTCATTACAAAATTAGAGTTTTTTTATTATATAAAAAACCTGCTTTGATTATTTCATCAAGACAGGTTGCTTTTAAAAATTTCATATGTAAATGTTTTTATAGAAAAAAGGTTTATTTGAAAGTTAATCTAATCTCCAATAATATTTAATCATTTCTTTAACTTCTTTTGTTTTTGTTTCTTCATACAACTGTTCTATAATTTTTTCAAAGTCAATTTGGTCATATTCTATTTCTTTATCACTTAAAGATAATTTGTCTCTTATATTTTCTAAGTCTAGCGAAAAATTCTTTATATCTTTCTCTGTAGGCATATCTTCACTGCTATTACCTAGTATTTTTATTTGCCAATCATATAAATACTCTCTATAAGCATCAAAATAATTCCCTATTTTCATTACATCATAATTTCTTTTAGGTATCATTGCTGAGATAAATTCTAAATCCTTACGTGTTTTCTCTAATTTCATCATCCTTCTATAACCATTATAGCTAACAGCATCATTAAAATCACCTATACAGTTTACTGAATATAACTTTAAATAGTAAAGATTATAACTATTGTTCATATCTATAATATCTAAGCTTTGCTTAAATTTTACTCCTAAAATACAATTAACCACTATTGATATAGCTAATGCAATACTTACATCGTCCTCGTTTCTTTATGATATTTAAATAAACTCTCTCCCCTATATCTGGATTTATTATTTTATCAGGTTCTTCTATTCTTTTTTCCATATAATAAACTCCTATTTACACGTTAAGTTATAAATCATTATCTTAACTATTTTATTTAAACCAAACTTTAAAATGTTCTTTGATATCTTCTGATTTTGTTTCATCAATTAATTGATCAACAATTCCATTAAAATCAATTTGTTCGTATGACAAACTATTATTTCCACAGTCTATAGCTAAATCAAATTTATTACTAATATTTCTAAAATCATCTAAATAGTTGTTTATTTTTATTTCATTTGGTATATTTTCAGTTCTATTAGATACAATACTACTAATCCAGTCATCTAATTCTAGAATATAAATATCAAAAAAACGCCTTGTTTTCGAATATTCATTATTATACGTCGAACGCATATTATCTGAAATAGCTTCCAGCTGATTACGTGTTTTTTCTAAAAACAACATCCTTTGATATCCATTACATTCAATAGCCTTTTCGAAGTAATAACAAGAATCAAAAATATGATTTTCTATCGCATTAAGCTTACGACTATTGTTAATTTCTATAATTTCTGAACTTTGTTTCGCTTCCACACCTAAAAGACAATTAGCTATTACTGATGTAATTAATGCAATACTCAAAATTACTATCCATCGTCCTCGTTTCTTTATTAAATTTAGATAAAATTTCTCTCCTATATCACGATTTACTATATTTGATAGCTTATTATCAGACCTACTTTCCATTGTAATATCTCCCTATTATTTATACTAAAAGCTCCATCACAAATTTCATTATATAATCATTTGTATATTTTGTAAACTGTATCCACACTAACCTTGGTTTGTTAAAATTTCTTTATTTTTTATTTTAGACAACAAAAAACCTATATCGTCTTATCAGCTAACACACCGATAACATACGATATAGGTTTCTTTCTAATTTATCTTTTTATCTAGGCACATTCATATGCCTTAATTATTATAAAACAAACTGTTTGATGCAAACTCAGGATCACATGTTACATCTATTCCTAATTTTCTAAAAGTCTGCTCATCACTTGTGCTTAAAATATTTGTTGAATGAGCCTGACAGCCTTTTAGCATTGGTAATTTTTCCATTGCTACTTGAGCCATTGTATTTGTTGCAGCACATATACTAAGTGCAATTAGTATTTCTTCACATGTTAATGCTGTAGTTTTGCTTACAAATGTTTTGGATTTAAGGTTAATAATTGGTTCAAGTATAACTGGTGATATTAAATGAATCTCGTCTGTAATATTAGCAAGATATTTTATTGAATTTAAAATCACTGCCGCTGCTGCATCCATAGTGCTTGAGCTTTTGCCTGTTAGTATTTTTCCATCAGGTAGTTCAAGAGCTACTGCTGGACATTGCTCGTTTTTGCATGATTTTTCTTTTAATTTAGCACTTCTTTCTCTAGCAGGAATAACTACCTTACGATCCTCTGCTTTTAGGTTAAGCTCTTCCATGATAAGTTTTGCTCTTTGGTAAGTATCTAAATCAGCATAGCCTTTTTTATACTCACAACCTGTATTAAAAAATCTTCTGATGATTTCTTGTTTAGAAGCTTCTTTAACTACATCATCATCAATAATACCAAAACCAACACGATTAACGCCCATATCTGTTGGTGATTTATAAACAGCTTCTTCTCCTGTAATTTTTTCAATTATTCTTTTTAGTACAGGAAATGTCTCTATGTCACGATTGTAATTTACTACTACCTCATTATACGCATCCAAGTGAAATGAATCAATCATATTAACATCTTTTAAATCAACTGTTGCTGCCTCATAAGCTATATTTAGCGGGTGTTTGAGAGGTACATTCCAAACAGGGAATGTTTCAAACTTAGAATATCCTGCCACTTTTCCAAGCTTATATTCATGATAAAGCTGGCTTAAACAAGTAGCAAGTTTACCACTTCCTGGTCCCGGAGCAGTTACAACTACTATTGGTTTTGAGGTTTCTATGTAAGGATTTTTTCCATAGCCCTCATCACTAACAATGATATCTACATCTGTAGGATATCCCTTTGTTGCACTATGAGTATATACCTTAATTCCTCTTCTCTCCAGTTTATTCATAAACACTGTTGCTGCTGGTTGATTATCATATCTGGTAATAACAACACTATTAACATCTAACTCATAATATCTAAGATCATCTATCAATCTTAGTACATCCAAATCGTAAGTTATACCAAAATCTCCACGAATTTTGTTTCTTTCTATATCTCCTGCATAAACACAAATAACAACTTCTACCTTTTCTTTTAACTTATGGAGTAACTTGATTTTCGCATTTTCATCAAAACCAGGTAGTACTCTTTTTGCATGTAAGTCATATAATAGTTTTCCTCCAAACTCCAAATAAAGTTTGTCGTAATCATTCACTCTCTCGAGTATGAATTTTGATTGTTCTTCTAAGTATTTTTTGTGATCAAAACCTATCTTCATATTAACCCTCACTTATCCTTTTATTATTCCTTGACTATTTTAACATAAAATGAACTTAATTATAATAGCATTATGCTTTTTTTTATGTTGGATCAAACTTAATTTTATTATAAGAATTTTATAATCTCATATATAATTATAACTTTTATTTGTTAATTTGTATCAATTAATATATTTCTTTTTTAAGAAAATCTTAAGAATTATATAAACCATTTATTAAGAAACAAGCGATATAATTTACACAAAGCTAATTTTGAAAGGTTGTGATACAATTATGACTATAAATAATTTCAGAGGTGATACTTAAATGAATGTGCTTATATGTGATGATGATAAGGAAATTGTTGAAGCTATATCTATTTACCTTAAAAATGAGGGATATAATATTTTAAAATCCTATAATGGATTAGAAGCATTGAAAATATTAGAAAATACTGAAATCCATCTAATAATCATGGATATTATGATGCCTCAAATGGACGGTATGAGGGCAACAAATAAAATCAGAGAAAATAAAAACATTCCAGTAATTATGCTTTCTGCAAAGCATGAAGATATAGATAAAATAATGGGTCTTAATATGGGTGCTGATGATTATATTACCAAACCTTTTAATCCACTGGAGCTTATTGCTAGGGTTAAATCCCAATTAAGAAGATATACAACTCTTGGCAGCTTTACTCCTAAGACTGGAATATATAAAACTGGTGAATTAATTGTTAATGATGAAAGTAAAGAGGTAACATTAGATGGAGAATATGTGAAGTTAACACCTATAGAATATAAGATACTTACGTTTTTAACGAAAAATGCAGGGAAAGTCTTTTCTATTGACAAAATTTACGAAAACGTATGGGATGAGCCTGCATATAACCCAGAAAATACTGTATCTGTTCACATTAGACGAATAAGAGAAAAAATCGAAATAAATCCAAAAGAGCCAAAATATTTAAAGGTGGTGTGGGGAATTGGATATAAAGTTGAAAAATATAAAGAATAATAAATTTGTTAAAATAACAATTTTTCTATTAGCTGTTGCTTTATCAACTAGCTGTTTATCAATTTTTGCTTATTTAAATAAACATACAAATAGTTCTTTTGAAGCTATTTATGAGGAAGATTATTTGCAAAGCGACTCTTTTAGGAGTACATTCACTGATTTAACATACGATTTAGAAAGACTATTAAAATATTATAAAAACGAAGAATATATAAAAAATAGTGGAACTATTGATAATAAAATAAAGGACAGTACAAATGATTATTGTACTTATTCATGGGAACTTAATAATAAGTATAGCAATTTTAAAGATAATTTTTATAGAAGTAGATCTATTGAGTATGATAGTGTATCCGAAGAAGAGATAATCACCCTGTTTGAAAAAAAATACACTAATGAAATACAGATGTATAAAAACAAATATATAGATAAAGAATTAAATAATTATTATAAATCATTAAAACAAATAAATGGCATTGACGGATTATATTATCATATGTCAAGTGGAGAATATGAACACTCTAATGTTACAAATTCTGCAAAAGAATTTTTTAAATCACAACCTGTCTATGTATTATTTGATGATAAAGGCTATGATACTTTACCTCAATTAGAATATATTTATACTTATCATTGTTTACAATCCCTTAGTTATTATCCTCAGGATGTAATGTATGCAGCATTAAGCAATGAATTTTTAAATCCTATAATAACTAAATGGAATAACGATAGGAATATGTTAACAACTGGATTTGCTATTATTTCTATTTTATTATTATTTTTTATTATCTGCATGTTCTATCTAATTTATACTGCTGGAAAACATGGTATTGATAATAAAATTCATTTATTGGCAATTGATAAATTATATGTTGATGTAAATATTATTGCTTCTATGTGCATTATTTGCCCTAGTTTTATTTTTGCTTTTGAATCTTTTGATGAACTTGGTTATAAGTTTTTTATACCACTATCAGTTTTATTAAGTATTGTAGCTATTAATTTAATACTATCTATAATTAAACATATTAAAAATAGGACTATTTTTAGTCATAACTTAATATATAAACTATTGTCATTAATATTCATATTCATAAAGAGAAATTTAAGAAATTTACTAAATAGTTTTCCAATAGCTTTTAAGATGCTTCCTACTCCAAAAAAAGCCAATGATTTAAGAAACATCATAAAAGGTGTAGATTATATTAAAAATGGTGACTTAGATTATTCTATAATAACAAAAAGTAAAGGTATTTATGGAACTCTTGCTAGTGATATTAATAATATTTCAGATGGACTTAAAGCAGCGGTTCAAAACGAACTTAAAAGTGAACGATTAAAAACAGAATTAATCACTAATGTATCTCATGATATAAGAACACCTCTTACTTCTATAATAACATATGTAGACATACTGAAAAAAGAAGGCTTAGACTCAAAAGATGCACAAAAATATTTAGATGTCTTAGATCTAAAAGCTTTAAGGTTAAAAACTTTAACTGATGATTTATTTGAAGTTTCAAAAGCATCAAGCGGTAATATCCCTGTTGATTTTGATAAGGTTGATATAACTGAACTGCTTAAACAAGTAATGGGTGAGCTTAGTAAAAAAATTGAATCTTCTGGATTAGATTTTAAATTTAATTATCCTAAAGAAAAAGTATTTATTTTGGGCGATGGTAAGCTGTTATGGCGTGTAATTGAAAACCTTATGGGTAATGTATTTAAATATGCTCTTAATAACTCAAGGGTCTATATTGATATACTTAATTTAAAAAATCATGCTTCTGTTGTTATAAAAAATATATCTGCTTATGAACTTAATATGGATACAAATGAATTGATGGAACGATTTAAGCGTGGTGATGAATCCAGAAGTAGTGAAGGAAGCGGTCTAGGATTATCTATTGCAAAAAATCTTGTAGAATTACAAAATGGTCAATTTCATATAAAAATTGATGGCGACTTATTTAAAGCTACTGTTACAATACCTAAATACAAAGAATTATAGCTCTATATAATACTATAACACCTACATTGATATTCTTGTATCAAGTAGGTGTTATGTTATATTAGTAATAGCTTTCCTGTATAAATAATCAGGGATAATTATTTTCCTATTTTCTCTTTTAATACACTTATTGCCTTTTTAAGCTGAATATCTTTATCAATATTATCTACCCCAATTTTTATATCTTTTTTCATCTCGACTATAATATCAGGTGTAACACCTATGCCATGTATACTTCTCCCATTTGGAGTATAATATTTTGATATTGTAATTTTGAAACCTGAACCATCTTCCAGTGGATTTATTAATTGTACTATTCCTTTTCCATAAGTTTTAGTTCCTATTAATGTTCCCGATTTAGTATCTTGAACCGCACCTGCAAGTATTTCTGAAGCACTGGCACTGCCCTCATTTACTAACAATACATATGGAATATTAATTTTACTTTTATCTGATCGTTCTTCTTTTCTTTTACCCTTTCTAGTTTCTGTGTAAACTATTAGTGATTCACCTAATAATTC comes from Abyssisolibacter fermentans and encodes:
- the uvrB gene encoding excinuclease ABC subunit UvrB, translated to MGQFSIVSDYTPRGDQPKAIKDLSQSILNGVKKQTLLGVTGSGKTFTMANIIQEVQKPTIVIAHNKTLAAQLASEFKEFFPDSAVEYFVSFYDYYQPEAYIPGTDTFIEKDSSINEEIEKLRHSATSALFERKDVIIVASVSCIYGLGDPFDYENLMISLRPGMIKDRDEIIEKLIDIQYVRNDVNFTRGVFRVRGDTVEIFPASSSENAIRVEFFGDEIDRITEINSLTGEIIGLRNHISIFPASHYATTKEKIDRSIKSIELELEERLSVLRSQDKLLEAQRLEQRTNYDIEMLKEMGYCQGIENYSRHISAREAGSKPYTLLDYFPDDYLMIIDESHVTLPQVRAMYGGDHSRKQNLVDYGFRLPSALDNRPLKFEEFEKHMNYVVYVSATPSNYEKETSDNIVEQIIRPTGLLDPEIIVRPTKNQIDDLVKEINIRVDKNERVLITTLTKKMSEDLTSYFKDLNIKVTYLHSEIKTIERMEIIRDFRLGKHDVLVGINLLREGLDLPEVSLVAILDADKEGFLRSETSMIQTIGRAARNSNGKVIMYADKITRSMGVAINETNRRRSLQKLYNKEHDITPMTIKKSVRDVIEATKVAEDIEEYNVNPDNDMSAKDIKDLIIRLEADMIKAAEKLEFEKAAELRDKIEELKNVRD
- a CDS encoding sensor histidine kinase translates to MDIKLKNIKNNKFVKITIFLLAVALSTSCLSIFAYLNKHTNSSFEAIYEEDYLQSDSFRSTFTDLTYDLERLLKYYKNEEYIKNSGTIDNKIKDSTNDYCTYSWELNNKYSNFKDNFYRSRSIEYDSVSEEEIITLFEKKYTNEIQMYKNKYIDKELNNYYKSLKQINGIDGLYYHMSSGEYEHSNVTNSAKEFFKSQPVYVLFDDKGYDTLPQLEYIYTYHCLQSLSYYPQDVMYAALSNEFLNPIITKWNNDRNMLTTGFAIISILLLFFIICMFYLIYTAGKHGIDNKIHLLAIDKLYVDVNIIASMCIICPSFIFAFESFDELGYKFFIPLSVLLSIVAINLILSIIKHIKNRTIFSHNLIYKLLSLIFIFIKRNLRNLLNSFPIAFKMLPTPKKANDLRNIIKGVDYIKNGDLDYSIITKSKGIYGTLASDINNISDGLKAAVQNELKSERLKTELITNVSHDIRTPLTSIITYVDILKKEGLDSKDAQKYLDVLDLKALRLKTLTDDLFEVSKASSGNIPVDFDKVDITELLKQVMGELSKKIESSGLDFKFNYPKEKVFILGDGKLLWRVIENLMGNVFKYALNNSRVYIDILNLKNHASVVIKNISAYELNMDTNELMERFKRGDESRSSEGSGLGLSIAKNLVELQNGQFHIKIDGDLFKATVTIPKYKEL
- a CDS encoding PDZ domain-containing protein, which produces MNILSSLISYIFKLVFNPIYILMSILVFYQYNRLEKKEMRLLGRVKESYIKHFFIALIKGLAVGVFISIMFDLFDIEFNVTCFKYAFVLSILFFLVKPRYACIAYSGAGACIIGIFLDTGLQSYRSVLLTIAILHFAEGILIYFDGYKSYLPLFLERENKLIGGFSLYRYWCVPFFIIPQALQVASYGGFTETIFLPIAAILGYTDLSITDSPKIAAKTAAKSLVFFSMILILLIALSYINPIFLFLAMVSSPLMHELIILKRQKDQNKAEPSFTLSEKGVRILDVLPNGLGKELGLSIGDELVMINNMRVITKNQIIEAMKYCNDKLEIIYIKFKGNKVVKKTYKNIKDKKMELLILTDNAHYTMDIEGQSGILQRFIGYFQK
- a CDS encoding DUF1846 domain-containing protein, coding for MKIGFDHKKYLEEQSKFILERVNDYDKLYLEFGGKLLYDLHAKRVLPGFDENAKIKLLHKLKEKVEVVICVYAGDIERNKIRGDFGITYDLDVLRLIDDLRYYELDVNSVVITRYDNQPAATVFMNKLERRGIKVYTHSATKGYPTDVDIIVSDEGYGKNPYIETSKPIVVVTAPGPGSGKLATCLSQLYHEYKLGKVAGYSKFETFPVWNVPLKHPLNIAYEAATVDLKDVNMIDSFHLDAYNEVVVNYNRDIETFPVLKRIIEKITGEEAVYKSPTDMGVNRVGFGIIDDDVVKEASKQEIIRRFFNTGCEYKKGYADLDTYQRAKLIMEELNLKAEDRKVVIPARERSAKLKEKSCKNEQCPAVALELPDGKILTGKSSSTMDAAAAVILNSIKYLANITDEIHLISPVILEPIINLKSKTFVSKTTALTCEEILIALSICAATNTMAQVAMEKLPMLKGCQAHSTNILSTSDEQTFRKLGIDVTCDPEFASNSLFYNN
- a CDS encoding response regulator transcription factor, with the protein product MNVLICDDDKEIVEAISIYLKNEGYNILKSYNGLEALKILENTEIHLIIMDIMMPQMDGMRATNKIRENKNIPVIMLSAKHEDIDKIMGLNMGADDYITKPFNPLELIARVKSQLRRYTTLGSFTPKTGIYKTGELIVNDESKEVTLDGEYVKLTPIEYKILTFLTKNAGKVFSIDKIYENVWDEPAYNPENTVSVHIRRIREKIEINPKEPKYLKVVWGIGYKVEKYKE